The DNA region TGGGGGAGGACGTCAGCCCCCACGGGTGTctgagccccccccccaaccccccaccaGGCGGGAAAGGCCCGATCCTGCCGGCGCGATTCTCTCGGGAGGAGTTTCCCACCCTGCAGGCGGCCGGAGACCCGGAGAGGGCCGGCCGAGAGCGGGACGCTGCCGACGCGTCGTCTGGGCCCGCACCgagcccccgcccccccggtgagacactcccccccccccccccccccccaaaaaacaccactTCTCACCAGCCTTGCGATCCCCCCTCCACAAAGCTGACTTCCCCCCCATTTCCCCCGGCAGGCGGGAGCTGGCGGGACGGCAGCGGGCGAGGGGCCGAGGATCCGCCAACCgatgggggggggctgcagcccgccggccccccccatTTTCCCCCTTATCGGGGGATGATGCCGCCTTTTGTGAGTACAAGcgttttggggggcgggggggtccccgtTGATTCAGGAGGATTCCTTTCTGACGTTGgtgtttcccccctccccaaaaacagATGTACCCCCCGTATCTCCCTTTCCCACCGCCCTATGGGCCACAGGGGCCCTACCGCTACCCGGAGGCCCAGAGGTGagcacggggggggggtgggcagtgctgggtgtgtgtgtcccccacacccccccacaccgccgctcaccccttccctgccccctccctaGATTCCCACGGCTGGTGGGGCCCcgcggcccccagcccccccagcggGGGAGCGAAGCCCCCGCTCGTCCCCCGGTGCTGAAGCAGGATGACCTGAAGGAGTTTGATGAGCTGGATCAGGAGAATGACGAGGGATGGGCCGGTAACAagctggggggggtcagggggggccGCACGGGGCAGTtctgggggtcccagcacccacaCGGCCCACCCCGCCCCTGCCCCCGCCAGGTGCTCATGAGGAGGTGGATTACACGGAGAAGCTGAAGTTCAGCGATGAAGAGGACGGGAAGGATTCGGATGAGGAGGTGGCCGAGGAGGGGTGAGCCTGGGGGGCGCTCCATAACCCCCCCGTGCCAAGTGGCACCCCCTAACCCCCCCCACGCCAGGGTTCTTGCTGTAACCTGTAGGTTTTTGCCACGGAGCACTCCATGAGTCTGCAGCGCTGTGGGGCACCACCTGacaccccataaccccccccaCGCCGTGGGGCACCCCGTAACACGCTGTCCTATGTTACGAAGCTCTCTGTAACGCTCTCATCTTTTTTATTTGTCTGCCCCTCCCAGAAAAGAGAACGAAGCATCCCCCTCCAGCGAAGCCAAGAAGCCCCCCAAGGAGGAGCcgccccccaaatcctccccgcCAGAGGGGCCCAAAGAGCCGCCACCGCCTCCTGCCCCTCCCGCCCCCCAGCCTcgcccccccccaccgccccccaacCGCGGCAGCTGGGCCCAGCCCAACGACTTCCCGGTGAGCGGGGCGGCCGTGGGGCAGGACGGGGAGCCcggggggcagccgtggggcactGGGCTGACCCCCACCCCGTCTTCTTCCTCctcgtcgtccccccccacccaggacgAGGACGAggcgtggcggcagcggcggcgccaGTCCTCCTCGGAGATCTCAGCGGCGGTGGagcgagcgcggcggcggcgggaggcagaGGAGCGGCGGATGCAGGAGGAGCGCCGTGCTGCCTGTGCCGAGAAGCTCAAGCGCTTGGACGAGCGATTTGGGGCCCCCGAACGACGACCGCGACACGACGTCTCGCGGCAAGGGCCCCCCCcagctgccgccaccaccaccaccacagcggCAGCCGTgacccctgccaccccccccgagccccccgccctccccaccgagccccccgcagccccccagctccctgAGGAGCAgcgggaggaagaagaggaggaggaggaggaggagcctggccccagtggggctggaggagcccagagtgcagcaggtgggggggggctgccccacgggTGGGGGGTGTTTGTGGAAGTGGGTGGCTGTCGCAtagattctgggttttttttgtggaactGGGGAGCTGCCCCGTGGCTGGGTGCATTGGGGGCTGAGCCTGGGCGCTGCCCCATAGCATGTCCCCacagactggggggggggatttgggggtctcCGTCATGGGGGGCTGCCCCATGGTGGGGCTGGGAGTACCCTCCTCctagggctgggggggctggttCTAGGGGGCAGGCTCCCAGCACGTTTCTTATAACTGGGGAGTTTTGGAGCAGCTTGGTTCAGGGGGAGCTGCCCTGTAGTATGTTTTGCAGAAAACGGGAGGATTTCGGGGGTCCTaatcctggggagggggggctgccccacTGCGGGTCCCACATTTGCTCCTCCAGGTCTGGTCATACCTGGGATCCCCCCCTTTTGCCCCCAGGCCCCACCCCCACTgacccccttctctccccacagTGGAGCCGCCGCCTCCCCCTGAGGCACCCCAGGAGCCCCCCGAGGAGCCCCCTCtgccgccgccccccacccctccgGCTGCCACCACTGCCGCTGTCCCCCCAAAGGGGGAACccaaaggggaagggggggcacccccaccccgccagccccccccggcccagccGCTCTCCTACCCCAAGTACCAGAAGTCGCTGCCCCCCCGATTCCAGCGCCAGCAGCAGGTTGGGGGGGGCTatgggacagggaatgggggggctgggaggggggggatattgggggcaggggggtgcagggtgtggggctaggggggtatgggggggcatgggggaagctgtggggctggggggggtggaggtgtggggctgggaggggggcacCCCCCAAGACCCACATGTTCCCTCCCCCCAGGAAcagctgctgaagcagcagcagcagtggcagcagcaacatGGGCCCCCCCCGGCACCtcccccaggcccccccagcctgggggccCTGGGGGCAGGGGTGCATCCCCCCGGCGGGgcccccccggctgcccccccgccaccccctggCCCCCCCAAAGCGCTGTTCGCCGGCTCCATGGGGcggccccccccgctgccccagATGAACTTCGACCCGCGCTGGATGATGATCCCCCCCTACATGGACCCCCGCATGATGCAGGGCCGGCCTCCCCCTGTCGACTTCTATCCCCCTGGTGTCCACCCCTCTGGTAAGGGGCGGGTACCAGCTCCATTGCGTGGTTTTGGAGAGGGGACACACTGGTTTCATGGTGTTGGTGGGGGGTGGGTCGAGCCCCATAGTGGTACCAGGAGTGGGGTGTTTGTCCCCATGGAGTAGTTTGGGGGGAGCACCAGCCCCATAGTGTGGTTTTAGAGGGGGGGGGCACTGGGTCCATAGTGTTGCTTggggggtggccccagccccataatggttcggggggggggggggcctgtggCCACATAGCATGATTTGGGGGGGCACCAGTCTCATAGCGTAGTTTTGGAGGGGGAGTACTGGCTTCATatggtggttgggggggggggggggctcagctaTTTATTGGTACTGAAGAGGGGGTTTCTAGCCTCCTGGAGTAGCTGGGGGACACACCAGTCCCATTGCAtggttttggagggggggggcaccAGTTCCATAGTGTTGGTTTGAGTGTGGGTCCAGCCCCATAGTGGTACTGCAAGGGGGGTCTCTGGCCCCATGGAGTGGTTTCGGGGGGCACCAGCCCCATAgcgtggttttggggtgggggggcacgggCTTCATATGTTGCTTGGGGGGTGGCCGCAGTGCCATAGTGGTGCTGTGGAGGAATCTCTGGCCCCAGGTAGTGGTTCTGGGGGGGCCTCTGGCCCCCCAGTGCAGTTTGGGGGGACACACCAGCCCCATagagtggctgggggggggtctgtggTCCTATAGCACAGCTTGGGGGGGTTGCATGATCACTGAGGGGGGTTCCAGGGCCTATAGCACACAATGCTGGGCGGTCACTGGgagtggggggggtcctggggggcccATAGCACAGTCGTGGGGCACcccagacccccacccccccccaacagggCCGTGGGgtgccccacagccacccccctGACCCCTTTTTCCTGCCACCCCCCCCAGGTTTGCTGCCGCGGGAGCGCTCAGACAGCGGGGGCTCGGGCTCGGAGCCCTTCGAGCGCCCCCCTCCGCTGCTGCGGGAGCGGGGGACACCCCCGGGGGACCCCAAACTGCCGTGGGGGGGCGATGCCTTTGCCCCTCCCGAACCACGGGCCCTGCCCTCCCCCCTGCGGCCCCCCGAGGAGGACGAGAAGGGGCTCAGGTGAGTGGGGAAGAGggttgcttttgggggggggttagCGAGAGGGGCTGGGGTTGCCAGGCTTCCCGGCCCCCACTGACTCCCACCCCCCTGCCGCCCCCCAGGAGCGAGACACCCCCCGTCCGCCTGCGGGACCCCGGGGCTCCCCCACCATACGCTGGCGCCTACCCGGCCTTCGCTGAAAATGGGGGGCACCCCCCTCTGCACCGCTTCCCCCCCAGCGAGGACCCCGCCCGGCCTGGCCCCCCCTGGCCTGCCGGCCTGGCCCTGCCCCCcgccaccaccccccgccccgaacccccctcccagggggatgggggggccCCCCCGGAGCCGGCCCTCCCCACTGCtgccaccccccggccccccttcAAGGATGCCCCCAAAAAGCCGCCCCCTgctgagcccccccagccccccaaggaGGAggcgccggcgggggcggggggggcccccCAAGGAGGAGGGGGGGTCCCGGCGCCCCGAgcgacccccccgccccccccacgaCCCCCACAAacccccccggggcgggggcgggacgCGGACGGAGACCCGCTGGGGACCCCGCcctgccggcccccgccgcccccccccccgaggaacCGCCCGAGAAgcccccccgccgcgccggccccaTCAAGAAGCCCCCCCCCAAAGAGGaggggggcccggcggcggcagcggaggagcccccccgccccaaagCCCCCGAGCCCCCCGCCAAAGACCCCCCCCGGCCACCCAAGACCAAGCCCGTCCTCAACGGCgccggccccccccaccccaaggacGGGGGGGCCgcgccggtggcggcggcgggggggtccCCGTCCCGCCGGCGCCGCGAGGCCGCCTACGAGCGGGGGGGGCGGCTTCGGGGGGCGGGGGCGCGCCCGGGGGGGGCGAGGGGAGTACTTCGCCCGGGGCCGGGGCTTTCGGGGGGCTtacggggggcgggggcggggggcggggggggggccgcggccgcaGCCGCGAGTTCCGCAGCTACCGGGGGGACCCCTTCTACCGGcccgaggaggggaagggggccgggggcaccggccccccccccgccccccccggccgccccccagccgccgccgccgccccccccgccgcgggggggCAGCGAGACCCGCAGCGAGGGCTCGGAGTACGAGGAGGTGCCCCCCCGGCGCCGCCAGCGCGGCTCCGAGACGGGCTCCGAGACCCTCGACAGCGACAAGGAGgccccccccgccgggccggcgccccccgcccccggcctgcctccccgcttcccccccccaccccgcctggccgagcccggggccgggggggggccgcggccgcgTCTTCACGCCCCGGGGGGTGCCTTCGCGCCGGGGCcgcggagggggaggaggaggagggggggctgcggcggcgggcgggcggcccccccCCGGCGGCTGGAGCCCCCCCGGCAAGAAGGCGGACGCCCCCGAGAAGGAGAAGGCGGCCGAGAGCCACGACCCCcccaagggcgggggggggcggcgcggagcggccccCCCGGCGGCGCCGGCACGGCCGAGCCCAGCAGCAGGACAAGCCCCCCCGCTTCCGCCGCCTGAAGCAGGAGCAGGCGGCCAGGATGGGGGGGGCCGccctgccgccgccccccccgccccccccggaggaagcggggcccccccccggccccggccgcggccggccccccccccggcgcccgcTCCCCCGACCTCTCCAACCACAACTCGGACCAGGCCAACGAGGAGTGGGAGACGGCCTCGGAGAGCAGCGACgtgggggagcgccgggggggggCCGAGAGGGAGCCGGCCCCCGGGGGCCCCCCCGCGCagagcccccccccggcccggccccccccggccgaGCTCAGCCTGGCCCAGCGCAAGGAGCTCTCCAAGCGAAGCTTCTCCAGCCAGCGGCCGGGGGCCGAGCGGCCAGGACggagggccgggggggccggcacccccaacggtggtggcggcggcggcggcaacagcagcggcggcagcaaccccccccccggcagcagtGCGGGGGGGGGTGGCCGGAGCGGGGGCGGCCGAGGAGGAGCGGGAGGAGCCGGGGGGGCCAGCGGCcgaggaggggagaagagggggTGGCCTTCGCCCAAAAACCGCaggtgagctggggggggggggggggggtgctggggggggtggtaaatggggttgggggggtcctgggggcggGAATGGGGTTGGAGAGTGGCTGGGGGTGGGTAACCAGGTCTTTTGTCACGGGGTAAATGGGGCTGGCGGGGGTAAAATGAGGGGTAactggggggggaaggtggcTGGGGGGGAAGTAGGGGGATAAATGGgtcggggggggggaacaggatAAATTGGGCgggaagggggttggggggggcccTAGAGGGTAAAATGGGGGgagaaatggggctggggggtaAAATTGGGGGGATAAGCGGGGttgagggagggaagggggctgggggggtctccCGGGGGGTGTAGGAAGGTTCAGGGGGGGTCAGTGAAGTGttgggagcagctggggggtTATGGGGCGGGAGTTGGGGGGTCAGTGGAGTGTTGGGGGATACAGGGAGGGTCGGGGGAGGGAAATGGTGTTTTGGGGGAGTTCTGGGGGCTGACACTGGGCTTGGGGGCATTGGGGAGGGCTTTGGGGGCTCGGGGCGGGCCAGGGACCCCCCCTCAGCCTGCCTCAccccctctttcccccccccagccgTAATGCAGAGGAGTCGACCCCAGGGCTGGCGCTGCCTCCCCCCCCGTCGGCCTCAGCCGTCTTCCGCCTGGACCGGGTGGTGCCCAGTGACCCGGGCGGGATCCGCCGCGCCCTTGCCCAGCtgggggcccggccccgccctgccccgccccatGGCAAGGGGGGGGGCTCCCCTGCCCCTggcctgcccccctgcccccccaccctgcccctgccACCCTACGAGCCCCGCGGGACCCCCGGCCTTGGAGCAGGTACGACCCGGCGGTGACGGTGGTGCGAGCGTGCCGCTGCCCCACGGCAGTCCCCCTTCTTCTCTTGTGCCCTACAGCAGTCGCCATTATTCtcccctggggctgcccccccgcggtcccctcccaccccacacacaccttctcccccccccccccgtctccccccagcccccgacCCGCCCTTCCTGGAGCCGCCGGAGCCGCTGCGCCCAATGGCCGCCCTCCGCGACGTCCCCGTGGTTGGCGGCTTCTTGGCCAAGCGCCGCGAGCGGCCCCACAAGCAGGAGGTGAgttggggggggccctgggggggggtggcggtggggggggtggggtgtctcgCTCCCCGCTTCCCCTCCCCCACTGACCCCCTTCTgctgccccccaggaccccctgggCTGCCCTGGCTTTGGGGACCCCAAGCAGGACGGGCCGGGGGAGCCACGGGGGAGGACGGGCCCAGCCGAGGGGCTGACCCCCCACATCTGGAACCACCTGCAGACCAGTAAGGCTCTGGGAAGGtactggggggacacacacacacagaccccttcccctccctcacccCTTGTCCTCCTCTCTGAGGTGCCGCCCGAAAGCCCTTCGCCCCCGGCCAGGCCTGGATCGAGCCCCTTGGTGCCTTTGAGGATGTGGCCAGCACCGAggtgaggctggggggggggctggtgtggggcggggaggggggggggggggggccaacCTTGCTttgggggtccccccaccccctgaCGGCCCTTCCCCTGATTTTGCACTGCCCCCCCAGATGAGCCAGTCTGACAGCGGCGTGGAGCTGAGCGGGGACTCGCAGTCGTCCTCGGCCACCTGCAGCCAGCGCAGCTCCCCCGACGGGGGGCTCAAAGCACCAGCCCCGCcccccacggcgggggggggcagccgggATGGTGGGCAGCCAGGCCCCTCCCTCCCCGAGGGGCCCAAGGAGCAGAGACGCCGCCTGCCCCCCCGTGAGGACAAGAAGGTACCGGGGAGACCCCAAAagtgaggcggggggggggggtggctcagACCCACATcctcaacccccctccccccgcccaggTCTGCAccccccccacggcccccccgGACCCCATCGGCACCGAGCGCTCCCAGCGCGCTGAGAAAGCCAAAGCCCCCCCCGAGGAACCAGGCCGGGGGGTCAGGACGTCGGCATTCCCCGGCGGGGGGCCGGACGCTTGGGTCCCCTCACCCACCACCACGGGGGCGACAGGGGGGCCGGAagcctgggtgcccccccccgaTAATGACCCCCGTTGCCGCAGCAGCGCCGTGGGGAAGAACGAGAAGGAtgcgctgcccccccccaccgctgAGGGCGTAAGGAGGCACCGGggttgtggggtggggggaggatttgggggggcccGGACACCGGGGGCTCACTCTATCTTGTCTGTGTGTGTTCCAGCTCGATGCTGCCCCCCGGGACTGGGAGGTGCTGCCCGGGGggggcccccagccccagggcggCCCCGaggcccccccagcccggcctcCCGAGCCCAAGGGCCCGGCCCCATccggggacccccccggaccCGGCCAGCGCCTCTACCCTGAGCTCTTCTACGGTGGGGCCGGTGCCGTGGGTCAGGTATGGGGccagggggggtgtggggtgagtCTGGACTCCTGGCGGTACTTAGGGGGCAgttatgggtgctggggggggcctgggtggggtgctgggggtcttGGGGAGCAGTTACGGGGGATGTGGGGCAGGGTAGGGGGAGCATGGGGCGGGTCGGgggtgttggggaggggggtggggtgctggggcggggCACGCAGCAGGTCCGGAGTGCTGGAAGTacgtgttggggggggggggggggggcagtgcatGGCCCCAGTGTCACTTGTGGGGCGCACTTGTAGGTCGCAGTGGGGCTgacccccccacttccccccccactTCACCCCCCCAGGTCCCCAGCACGCCCATGGAGTCCCAGCTGGGCACCAGCAGCAGCTTCCGCCCAGGGACCCCCTCCCTGAACCCCTACAGGTATGGGGGGGGCGcagcacccctctcccctccccccagcccccccaccccacagcgaTGGCAGCGTGGGGCTGAtccccccctccagctggacttggggggtgggtgttggggggggcAACACCCTCTGTGACCCTCCTCCCCCTTttcgcccccccacccccaggccggtgttcgtggcgggggcggggctcccccccctccccctcaagGGCCCCTTCGTGGAGTTCCCGGCCATGGGggggcccgacctggccaagctggggggggccggggggctgctctacccccccgccccccccttcctctACAGCCCCCCCTTCTGCCCCGACCCCCCCCTGCTCCAGGTgaggggtggggctgggggggtgtgggaTTTTCAGAGGGGCGGGAGGGTGGGGTTTTTGGAGGGGCGGGGCTATGGGGGGCTGTGGTGCTGGGTTGGGAAACGGGTGACAGGAGCGGTGGGCGGGGCAATGGGAGGCGGGGCTCGGGCGGGCGGGGCTGTGGGTAAAGGGGTGGCTGCAGTGGGTGGGGGTGTGGATGAGGGGGTGGGGCTAGGGTAGTGGTGGGCGGGGAGATGGGCGGGTCGCTTGCTGGGCAGGACAACCCCAcggggggaggtgggtgggggctgagCCAAGCCCCACCCC from Accipiter gentilis chromosome 36, bAccGen1.1, whole genome shotgun sequence includes:
- the PRRC2A gene encoding LOW QUALITY PROTEIN: protein PRRC2A (The sequence of the model RefSeq protein was modified relative to this genomic sequence to represent the inferred CDS: inserted 4 bases in 2 codons; deleted 3 bases in 3 codons), with the protein product MRAEPGRPLAVVGGGGGERPGIRLHPPPAAPVRARRHRIRTERSPPGADRRGHRRRCAGSAMSDRPAARGREGRRYACLSLCESYRGRALESPRAPAAPRHGLQSLGKVAARRMPPPANLPSLKAENKGNDPNVSLVPKDGSGWASRQEPPDPKSSEPSAAPPPQSPSPPVSQTPAAASQAKRAPAAPENPPPPASGAKSWAQASGTHAAHTDGGKGPILPARFSREEFPTLQAAGDPERAGRERDAADASSGPAPSPRPPGGSWRDGSGRGAEDPPTDGGGLQPAGPPHFPPYRGMMPPFMYPPYLPFPPPYGPQGPYRYPEAQRFPRLVGPRGPQPPQRGSEAPARPPVLKQDDLKEFDELDQENDEGWAGAHEEVDYTEKLKFSDEEDGKDSDEEVAEEGKENEASPSSEAKKPPKEEPPPKSSPPEGPKEPPPPPAPPAPQPRPPPPPPNRGSWAQPNDFPDEDEAWRQRRRQSSSEISAAVERARRRREAEERRMQEERRAACAEKLKRLDERFGAPERRPRHDVSRQGPPPAAATTTTTAAAVTPATPPEPPALPTEPPAAPQLPEEQREEEEEEEEEEPGPSGAGGAQSAAVEPPPPPEAPQEPPEEPPLPPPPTPPAATTAAVPPKGEPKGEGGAPPPRQPPPAQPLSYPKYQKSLPPRFQRQQQEQLLKQQQQWQQQHGPPPAPPPGPPSLGALGAGVHPPGGAPPAAPPPPPGPPKALFAGSMGRPPPLPQMNFDPRWMMIPPYMDPRMMQGRPPPVDFYPPGVHPSGLLPRERSDSGGSGSEPFERPPPLLRERGTPPGDPKLPWGGDAFAPPEPRALPSPLRPPEEDEKGLRSETPPVRLRDPGAPPPYAGAYPAFAENGGHPPLHRFPPSEDPARPGPPWPAGLALPPATTPRPEPPSQGDGGAPPEPALPTAATPRPPFKDAPKKPPPAEPPQPPKEEAPAGAGGAPQGGGGSRRPERPPRPPHDPHKPPRGGGGTRTETRWGPRPAGPRRPXPPEEPPEKPPRRAGPIKKPPPKEEGGPAAAAEEPPRPKAPEPPAKDPPRPPKTKPVLNGAGPPHPKDGGAAPVAAAGGSPSRRRREAAYERGGRLGGRGRARGGRGEYFARGRGFRGAYGGRGRGAGGGRGRSREFRSYRGDPFYRPEEGKGAGGTGPPPAPPGRPPAAAAAPPAAGGQRDPQRGLGVRGGAPPAPPARLRDGLRDPRQRQGGPPRRAGAPRPRPASPLPPPTPPGRARGRGGAAAASSRPGGCLRAGAAEGEEEEGGLRRRAGGPPPAAGAPPARRRTPPRRRRRPRATTPPRAGGGGAERPPRRRRHGRAQQQDKPPRFRRLKQEQAARMGGAALPPPPPPPPEEAGPPPXAPAAAGPPPGARSPDLSNHNSDQANEEWETASESSDVGERRGGAEREPAPGGPPAQSPPPARPPPAELSLAQRKELSKRSFSSQRPGAERPGRRAGGAGTPNGGGGGGGNSSGGSNPPPGSSAGGGGRSGGGRGGAGGAGGASGRGGEKRGWPSPKNRSRNAEESTPGLALPPPPSASAVFRLDRVVPSDPGGIRRALAQLGARPRPAPPHGKGGGSPAPGLPPCPPTLPLPPYEPRGTPGLGAAPDPPFLEPPEPLRPMAALRDVPVVGGFLAKRRERPHKQEDPLGCPGFGDPKQDGPGEPRGRTGPAEGLTPHIWNHLQTSAARKPFAPGQAWIEPLGAFEDVASTEMSQSDSGVELSGDSQSSSATCSQRSSPDGGLKAPAPPPTAGGGSRDGGQPGPSLPEGPKEQRRRLPPREDKKVCTPPTAPPDPIGTERSQRAEKAKAPPEEPGRGVRTSAFPGGGPDAWVPSPTTTGATGGPEAWVPPPDNDPRCRSSAVGKNEKDALPPPTAEGLDAAPRDWEVLPGGGPQPQGGPEAPPARPPEPKGPAPSGDPPGPGQRLYPELFYGGAGAVGQVPSTPMESQLGTSSSFRPGTPSLNPYRPVFVAGAGLPPLPLKGPFVEFPAMGGPDLAKLGGAGGLLYPPAPPFLYSPPFCPDPPLLQVRQELTPPSEFYGQGQSSFQQMLLPVVESPVPPVVNFGGPPGPPAPPLPLLPLGRLVAPPARPFGPPGGRPEARGGRGRPSEPPPPPGAPPPPPPGPPPRGPPPPRATPPPLPLGPRRPPWGPPRGLPPALEPPGPRPPQRPQ